A genomic segment from Clostridium pasteurianum BC1 encodes:
- the rpsH gene encoding 30S ribosomal protein S8, whose amino-acid sequence MVMTDPIADLLTRIRNANVVKHEVVEVPSSTIKKAIVNIMLQEGYIKNIEEYNDGSVPMLRLSMKYGQSKVRVITGLRRISKPGLRVYCRKEETPKVLNGLGVAVISTSKGIVTDKEARKLGLGGEVICYIW is encoded by the coding sequence ATGGTTATGACAGACCCGATTGCGGATTTGCTAACTCGTATAAGAAATGCAAACGTAGTTAAACACGAAGTAGTAGAAGTACCTTCTTCAACTATAAAGAAAGCAATAGTAAATATAATGCTTCAAGAAGGATATATAAAGAATATAGAGGAATATAATGACGGTTCAGTTCCAATGTTAAGACTTAGTATGAAATATGGTCAAAGCAAAGTAAGGGTTATAACTGGACTTAGAAGAATATCAAAACCTGGTCTTAGAGTTTATTGTAGAAAAGAAGAAACTCCTAAAGTATTGAATGGATTAGGTGTTGCGGTAATATCAACTTCTAAAGGTATAGTTACTGACAAAGAAGCTAGAAAACTAGGATTAGGTGGAGAAGTTATCTGCTATATCTGGTAG
- a CDS encoding type Z 30S ribosomal protein S14, with the protein MARKAMIEKWKKEPKFSTRAYTRCRICGRPHAVLKKYGICRICFRELAYKGEIPGCRKASW; encoded by the coding sequence GTGGCACGTAAGGCGATGATCGAAAAGTGGAAAAAAGAACCAAAATTTTCAACTAGAGCTTACACTAGATGCAGAATATGTGGAAGACCACATGCAGTATTAAAAAAATATGGCATTTGCCGTATATGTTTCAGAGAACTTGCTTACAAAGGTGAAATACCTGGTTGTAGGAAAGCTAGCTGGTAA
- the rplE gene encoding 50S ribosomal protein L5 → MTARLKDKYEKEVVPALMEKFGYKNVMEIPKLEKIVINMGVGEAKENSKVLESATADLQLITGQKPILTRAKKSIANFKIRENMPIGCKVTLRKQQMYEFADKLMNVALPRVRDFRGISSKAFDGRGNYALGIKEQLIFPEVEYDKIDKVRGMDIIFVTTAKSDEEARELLRFLGMPFAQ, encoded by the coding sequence ATGACTGCAAGACTAAAGGATAAGTATGAAAAAGAAGTTGTTCCAGCACTGATGGAAAAGTTCGGATACAAAAATGTAATGGAAATACCTAAATTGGAAAAGATAGTTATTAATATGGGTGTAGGAGAAGCTAAGGAAAATTCAAAAGTTTTAGAATCTGCTACAGCTGATTTACAGTTAATAACTGGTCAAAAACCTATTTTAACTAGAGCTAAAAAATCAATTGCAAACTTTAAGATTAGAGAAAACATGCCAATAGGCTGTAAAGTTACATTGAGAAAACAGCAGATGTATGAATTTGCTGATAAGCTTATGAATGTAGCACTACCAAGAGTTAGAGATTTTAGAGGAATTTCAAGCAAAGCATTTGATGGAAGAGGAAATTATGCTTTAGGAATTAAAGAACAATTAATATTTCCAGAAGTAGAATATGATAAAATAGATAAAGTAAGAGGTATGGATATAATATTTGTTACTACAGCAAAAAGTGACGAGGAAGCAAGAGAACTATTGAGATTCCTTGGTATGCCATTTGCTCAATAA
- the rplX gene encoding 50S ribosomal protein L24: protein MAINKIHVRKKDTVVVVSGKDKGKTGEVLAAYPKKSTVLVKDVNVVTKHQKPSKTNVQGGIIKREAPVNSSKVMLYCTKCNSATRISNKVLDDGTKVRICKKCGETF from the coding sequence ATGGCAATAAATAAAATTCATGTTAGAAAAAAAGACACAGTTGTGGTTGTTTCAGGTAAAGATAAGGGAAAAACAGGGGAAGTTTTAGCTGCATATCCTAAAAAGTCAACTGTATTAGTTAAAGATGTAAATGTTGTTACTAAACATCAGAAACCAAGTAAGACCAATGTACAAGGCGGAATTATAAAAAGAGAGGCACCGGTTAATAGTTCAAAGGTTATGCTTTATTGTACAAAATGTAATTCAGCTACAAGAATAAGTAATAAAGTGTTAGACGACGGAACAAAAGTGAGAATATGCAAAAAGTGTGGAGAAACATTTTAG
- the rplN gene encoding 50S ribosomal protein L14: MIQQQTVLKIADNSGAKEIMCIRVLGGSKRKWGNIGDIIVASVKSATPGGVVKKGEVVKAVIVRSVKGLRRADGSYIRFDENAAVVIKDDKQPRGTRIFGPVARELRDKEFNKILSLAPEVL; this comes from the coding sequence ATGATACAACAGCAAACTGTATTAAAAATAGCAGATAATTCTGGTGCAAAAGAGATTATGTGTATAAGAGTATTAGGTGGTTCCAAAAGAAAATGGGGAAACATTGGTGATATAATAGTTGCTAGCGTTAAAAGTGCAACACCAGGCGGTGTTGTTAAAAAAGGTGAAGTTGTTAAGGCAGTAATAGTTAGATCAGTTAAGGGTTTAAGAAGAGCAGACGGTTCATATATCAGATTTGATGAAAATGCGGCTGTAGTGATAAAAGATGATAAACAGCCAAGAGGAACTCGTATCTTCGGGCCTGTTGCTAGGGAGTTAAGAGATAAAGAATTTAATAAAATTTTATCATTAGCACCTGAAGTTCTATAG
- the rpsQ gene encoding 30S ribosomal protein S17: MERGNRKTRIGKVVSDKMDKTVVVAVETKVRHPLYGKTVNRTTKFKAHDENNEAKVDDKVLIMETRPLSKDKRWRIVEIVEKAK; encoded by the coding sequence GTGGAAAGAGGAAATAGAAAGACAAGAATCGGTAAGGTTGTTTCAGATAAAATGGATAAAACTGTTGTAGTTGCTGTAGAAACTAAAGTTCGCCATCCTTTATATGGTAAAACAGTTAACAGAACTACTAAGTTTAAGGCACACGATGAAAATAATGAAGCAAAAGTTGATGATAAAGTATTAATAATGGAAACAAGACCATTATCAAAGGATAAAAGATGGAGAATCGTGGAAATAGTCGAAAAGGCTAAATAG
- the rpmC gene encoding 50S ribosomal protein L29 has protein sequence MKAKELREQTPQDLQTQLVDLKAELFRLRFQLATGQLENPMRIREVKKSIAQIKTILREEELRAFEQ, from the coding sequence ATGAAGGCTAAAGAATTAAGAGAACAAACTCCTCAAGATTTACAAACTCAATTGGTTGATTTAAAAGCAGAATTATTTAGGCTTAGGTTTCAATTGGCTACAGGTCAACTTGAGAACCCTATGAGAATAAGAGAAGTTAAAAAATCTATAGCCCAGATTAAAACCATCCTTAGAGAAGAAGAACTAAGGGCGTTTGAACAGTAA
- the rplP gene encoding 50S ribosomal protein L16, which produces MLMPKRVKRRKVQRGRMKGKATRGNFIAYGDYGLQATECGWITSNQIEAARVAINRYVKRGGKLWIKIFPDKPVTEKPAETRMGSGKGSPEYWVAVIKPGRVLFEISGVTEAQAREAMRLASHKLPVSTKFVTRKDFEEMGGEINEG; this is translated from the coding sequence ATGTTAATGCCTAAAAGAGTTAAACGTCGTAAAGTACAACGTGGCAGAATGAAAGGTAAAGCAACAAGAGGTAATTTTATTGCTTATGGTGATTATGGTTTACAAGCTACAGAATGTGGTTGGATAACAAGTAATCAAATTGAAGCTGCCAGAGTAGCTATAAATAGATATGTTAAAAGAGGAGGAAAACTTTGGATAAAGATTTTCCCAGACAAACCAGTTACTGAAAAACCAGCAGAAACTCGTATGGGTTCTGGTAAAGGTTCACCAGAATATTGGGTTGCAGTAATTAAACCAGGCAGAGTGTTATTTGAAATATCAGGCGTAACTGAAGCGCAGGCAAGAGAGGCAATGAGACTTGCTTCACATAAACTTCCTGTAAGTACTAAGTTTGTTACAAGAAAAGACTTTGAGGAAATGGGCGGTGAAATTAATGAAGGCTAA
- the rpsC gene encoding 30S ribosomal protein S3 yields the protein MGQKVNPHGLRVGVIKDWNAKWYADNKNFADYLVEDNKIREFVNKKLHNAGISKIEIERAAKRIKLNIYTAKPGMVIGKGGQGIEALKKEAKNLVSDKNILINIVEVKNADSDAQLMAENVASQLERRISFRRAMKQTIQRAMRFGVKGVKTSCSGRLAGAEIARTEQYHEGTIPLQTLRADIDYGFAEADTTYGKIGVKVWVYRGEVLPTKKIEKKEEVNA from the coding sequence TTGGGACAAAAAGTTAATCCGCATGGACTAAGAGTTGGTGTAATCAAGGATTGGAATGCTAAATGGTATGCTGATAATAAGAATTTTGCAGATTATTTAGTTGAAGATAACAAGATTAGAGAGTTTGTTAATAAAAAACTTCACAATGCAGGAATTTCAAAAATTGAAATTGAAAGAGCTGCAAAAAGAATAAAGTTAAATATATATACTGCTAAACCAGGAATGGTTATAGGAAAAGGCGGTCAAGGTATTGAAGCTTTAAAAAAGGAAGCTAAGAATTTAGTTTCTGATAAAAATATTTTAATTAATATCGTTGAGGTTAAAAATGCAGATAGTGATGCACAACTTATGGCTGAAAATGTAGCATCACAATTAGAAAGAAGAATTTCTTTTAGAAGAGCTATGAAGCAAACTATCCAAAGAGCTATGAGGTTTGGGGTAAAGGGTGTTAAAACTTCATGTTCAGGAAGACTTGCTGGAGCTGAAATAGCAAGAACAGAGCAGTACCATGAAGGAACAATTCCGCTTCAGACTTTAAGAGCTGATATAGATTATGGTTTTGCAGAAGCAGATACTACATACGGAAAAATAGGTGTAAAAGTATGGGTATATAGAGGTGAAGTTCTTCCTACAAAGAAGATTGAGAAAAAGGAAGAAGTAAACGCGTAA
- the rplV gene encoding 50S ribosomal protein L22 — translation MEARSIAKYVRMSSMKIGIVLDLIRGKNVNEAFAILQYTPKDAADVVSKVLKSAVANAENNLNLDINRLYVADAFTGQGSTLKRFRPHAQGRAFKIKKRTSHITLVVKERA, via the coding sequence ATGGAAGCTAGATCAATAGCCAAGTATGTAAGAATGTCTTCAATGAAAATAGGCATTGTTCTTGATTTAATAAGAGGTAAAAATGTAAATGAGGCTTTCGCTATATTACAATACACTCCAAAGGATGCAGCGGATGTTGTAAGTAAGGTATTAAAATCAGCGGTTGCAAATGCAGAAAATAATTTGAATTTAGATATAAACAGATTATATGTTGCTGATGCATTTACTGGTCAAGGTTCAACATTAAAAAGATTTAGACCACACGCACAAGGTAGAGCATTTAAAATTAAAAAAAGAACTAGTCATATTACCCTAGTTGTAAAAGAAAGAGCATAA
- the rpsS gene encoding 30S ribosomal protein S19, whose protein sequence is MSRSVKKGPFVQEVLLKRINEMNKSGEKKVIKTWSRSSTIFPQMVGHTIAVHDGRKHVPVYVSEDMVGHKLGEFVLTRTFKGHGDNTEKSSGLR, encoded by the coding sequence GTGAGTAGATCAGTAAAAAAAGGACCTTTTGTGCAAGAAGTGCTTTTAAAAAGAATTAATGAAATGAATAAAAGTGGTGAAAAGAAAGTAATAAAGACTTGGTCAAGAAGTTCAACAATTTTCCCACAAATGGTAGGTCACACTATAGCTGTTCATGATGGTAGAAAGCATGTTCCAGTATATGTAAGCGAAGATATGGTTGGACACAAATTAGGAGAATTTGTTCTAACAAGAACTTTTAAAGGACACGGAGATAACACTGAAAAGTCATCAGGACTTAGATAG
- the rplB gene encoding 50S ribosomal protein L2, with the protein MAVKGFNPTSPSRREMTVCTFEEITTNVPEKSLLVEKKRKGGRNAQGKITVRHIGGGAKQKYRLIDFKRNKDNIPAKVATIEYDPNRSAFIALISYVDGEKRYIIAPVGLKVGDVVVSGEESDIKIGNSLPLKNIPVGTIVHNVELSVGKGAQLVRSAGASAQLMAKEGGYATLRLPSGEMRYVRIECKATIGTVSNLTHEIVNIGKAGRKRHMGIRPTVRGSVMNPNDHPHGGGEGKSPVGHPGPLTPWGKPALGYKTRKNKKYSDRLIVKGRKTK; encoded by the coding sequence ATGGCAGTTAAAGGATTTAACCCCACTTCCCCTTCAAGAAGAGAAATGACAGTATGTACATTTGAAGAAATAACAACAAATGTACCCGAAAAATCACTTCTTGTAGAAAAGAAAAGAAAAGGCGGAAGAAATGCTCAAGGTAAAATAACTGTCCGCCACATAGGTGGAGGAGCTAAGCAAAAATACAGATTAATTGATTTCAAAAGAAATAAGGATAATATACCAGCAAAAGTAGCAACAATAGAATATGATCCTAATAGATCCGCATTTATTGCTCTTATTTCTTATGTTGATGGTGAGAAGAGATACATAATTGCTCCAGTTGGACTAAAAGTTGGAGATGTGGTTGTATCAGGTGAAGAATCAGATATAAAGATAGGTAATTCATTACCGCTTAAAAATATACCAGTAGGTACTATAGTTCATAATGTTGAATTATCAGTAGGAAAAGGCGCTCAATTAGTTAGATCAGCTGGTGCTAGTGCTCAACTTATGGCTAAAGAGGGAGGATATGCAACATTAAGACTTCCAAGCGGTGAGATGAGATATGTAAGAATAGAATGTAAAGCTACTATAGGAACAGTTTCAAACTTAACACATGAAATTGTGAATATAGGTAAAGCTGGAAGAAAAAGGCATATGGGAATTAGACCAACGGTTAGAGGTTCTGTAATGAATCCTAATGACCATCCACATGGTGGTGGTGAAGGTAAGTCTCCAGTAGGACACCCAGGACCTCTTACTCCATGGGGTAAACCAGCACTTGGTTATAAAACAAGAAAAAATAAGAAATATTCAGATAGACTTATTGTTAAAGGTAGAAAAACTAAGTAA
- the rplW gene encoding 50S ribosomal protein L23: protein MNLTSHDIIRKPIITEKSMAEMSDKKYTFVVDVHANKSQIKKAVEEVFGVKVEDVKTANILGKTKRVGVHVGKRADYKKAVVKLTGESKSIEFFEGMK from the coding sequence ATGAATTTAACTAGCCATGATATTATAAGAAAACCAATAATAACTGAAAAAAGTATGGCTGAAATGTCAGATAAAAAATACACCTTTGTTGTTGATGTGCACGCAAACAAAAGCCAAATTAAAAAAGCTGTAGAAGAAGTCTTCGGAGTTAAAGTGGAAGATGTAAAGACAGCTAATATATTGGGAAAGACAAAAAGAGTTGGAGTTCACGTTGGTAAGAGAGCTGATTATAAAAAGGCCGTTGTAAAGCTTACAGGTGAAAGCAAGTCAATTGAATTTTTTGAAGGAATGAAATAG
- the rplD gene encoding 50S ribosomal protein L4 — protein MPTVGLFNKEGKKVGDIELSTEVFGAEVNADALHQVVVALLANKRQGNQSAKTRSEVSGGGIKPWRQKGTGRARQGSIRSPQWIHGGVVFAPKPRSYRMSVPKSMRRVAMKSALSSKVAENEIIVLEELEFEVPKTKEVVKMLNAFNSKKALIVVADSNENVYKSVRNIEGTTVIPANNLNVYDILKYDNFIITKDAVSKIEEVYA, from the coding sequence ATGCCTACAGTAGGATTGTTTAATAAAGAAGGAAAAAAAGTTGGAGACATTGAATTGTCAACTGAAGTTTTTGGGGCAGAAGTAAATGCTGATGCATTACATCAGGTTGTAGTTGCATTACTAGCGAATAAAAGACAAGGAAATCAAAGTGCTAAAACTAGATCAGAGGTTTCCGGAGGTGGAATTAAACCTTGGAGACAAAAGGGAACTGGTAGAGCAAGACAAGGATCAATCAGATCTCCACAATGGATACATGGTGGTGTGGTTTTCGCACCAAAGCCAAGAAGTTACAGAATGTCAGTTCCGAAATCAATGAGACGAGTAGCTATGAAATCTGCATTGAGCAGTAAAGTAGCAGAAAATGAAATTATCGTATTAGAAGAGTTAGAATTTGAAGTTCCAAAGACAAAAGAAGTAGTAAAAATGTTAAATGCATTTAATTCAAAAAAAGCTTTAATCGTTGTAGCTGATTCAAACGAAAATGTTTATAAATCAGTTAGAAACATTGAAGGTACTACAGTAATTCCAGCTAATAACTTAAATGTTTATGATATTTTAAAATATGATAATTTTATAATAACTAAGGATGCTGTGTCAAAAATTGAGGAGGTGTATGCATAA
- the rplC gene encoding 50S ribosomal protein L3, producing the protein MKKAILGKKLGMTQIFNEAGKIVPVTVIEAGPCVVLQKKTTENDGYEAIQVGFYDTREKLINKPLKGHFDKAGVSVKKFIKEFRLEDISAYELGTEIKVDTFAAGEKVDVSGVSKGKGFQGTIRRWNGHRGPMSHGSKFHRAVGSMGASSDPSRTFKNKKMPGHMGHVNTTVLNLEVAKVIPEKNVILIKGGVPGPNKGFIVIRNSVKA; encoded by the coding sequence ATGAAAAAAGCTATACTGGGTAAAAAACTTGGTATGACCCAAATATTTAATGAAGCAGGTAAAATAGTTCCTGTAACTGTTATAGAAGCAGGTCCTTGCGTTGTTTTACAGAAAAAAACAACGGAAAATGATGGATATGAAGCAATACAGGTTGGCTTTTATGATACAAGAGAAAAATTAATCAATAAACCACTAAAAGGGCACTTTGATAAAGCTGGTGTATCTGTAAAAAAATTCATAAAAGAATTTAGATTAGAAGATATAAGTGCTTATGAATTGGGCACTGAAATAAAAGTTGATACTTTTGCAGCAGGGGAAAAAGTGGATGTATCAGGAGTTTCTAAAGGTAAGGGATTCCAAGGTACAATAAGAAGATGGAACGGTCATAGAGGACCAATGAGTCATGGATCAAAATTTCATAGAGCAGTAGGTTCTATGGGAGCTTCATCAGATCCATCAAGAACTTTTAAAAATAAAAAAATGCCAGGACACATGGGTCATGTTAATACAACAGTATTAAATTTAGAGGTGGCAAAGGTAATTCCAGAGAAGAACGTAATATTAATTAAAGGTGGAGTGCCTGGTCCAAACAAGGGTTTCATTGTAATAAGAAACTCTGTTAAAGCCTAA
- the rpsJ gene encoding 30S ribosomal protein S10, with translation MAKQKIRIRLKAFDHTILDQSAEKIVETAKSTGAKVAGPVPLPTEKDVVTILRAPHKYKDSREQFEIRTHKRLIDILSPSPKTVDALMRLDLPAGVDIEIKL, from the coding sequence ATGGCAAAACAAAAAATAAGAATTAGGTTAAAAGCTTTTGATCATACAATACTTGATCAATCAGCCGAAAAAATAGTTGAAACTGCTAAATCAACAGGAGCAAAGGTAGCAGGTCCAGTACCTTTACCAACAGAAAAAGACGTAGTTACAATATTAAGAGCTCCACATAAATACAAAGATTCAAGAGAACAGTTTGAAATCAGGACACATAAAAGACTTATAGATATATTGAGTCCATCACCAAAGACTGTAGATGCTCTAATGAGATTAGATTTGCCAGCAGGTGTTGATATTGAAATAAAATTATAA
- the tuf gene encoding elongation factor Tu encodes MAKAKFERNKPHVNIGTIGHVDHGKTTLTAAITTVLAQTGGATATNYAEIDKAPEEKERGITINTAHVEYETANRHYAHVDCPGHADYVKNMITGAAQMDGAILVVSAADGPMPQTREHILLASRVGVQHIVVFLNKADMVDDPELIELVEMEVRELLSEYGFPGDDTPIIVGSALKALENPTDPEASKPILDLMEAVDSYIPTPERATDKPFLMPVEDVFTITGRGTVATGRVESGILHVGDEVEIVGIREETGKTVVTGVEMFRKLLDEAMAGDNIGALLRGIQRTDIERGQVLAKPGSVTPHNKFVGQVYVLKKEEGGRHTPFFDGYRPQFYFRTTDVTGLIKLPEGMEMVMPGDHIDMTVELISPVAMTDNLRFAIREGGRTVGSGVVTSIVK; translated from the coding sequence ATGGCAAAAGCAAAATTTGAGAGAAATAAACCACATGTAAACATAGGAACAATAGGTCACGTAGATCATGGTAAGACAACATTAACAGCAGCAATAACAACAGTATTAGCACAAACAGGTGGAGCAACAGCAACAAACTATGCAGAAATAGATAAAGCACCAGAAGAAAAAGAAAGAGGAATAACAATCAACACAGCACACGTAGAATATGAGACAGCAAATAGACATTATGCACACGTTGATTGTCCAGGACATGCAGATTATGTAAAGAACATGATAACAGGAGCAGCACAAATGGATGGAGCAATCCTAGTAGTAAGTGCGGCAGATGGTCCAATGCCACAGACAAGAGAACATATACTACTAGCAAGCAGAGTTGGAGTTCAGCACATAGTAGTATTCCTAAACAAAGCAGATATGGTAGATGATCCAGAGTTAATAGAATTAGTAGAAATGGAAGTAAGAGAACTGTTAAGCGAATATGGATTTCCAGGAGATGATACTCCAATAATAGTAGGAAGTGCATTGAAAGCATTAGAGAATCCAACAGATCCAGAAGCATCAAAGCCAATATTAGACTTAATGGAAGCAGTAGATAGCTATATACCAACACCAGAAAGAGCAACAGATAAGCCATTCCTAATGCCAGTAGAAGATGTATTCACAATAACAGGAAGAGGAACAGTTGCAACAGGAAGAGTAGAAAGCGGAATTCTACATGTAGGAGACGAAGTAGAAATCGTAGGAATAAGAGAAGAGACAGGAAAGACAGTAGTAACTGGAGTAGAAATGTTCAGAAAATTACTAGATGAAGCAATGGCAGGAGATAATATTGGAGCATTACTAAGAGGAATCCAGAGAACAGACATAGAAAGAGGTCAGGTATTAGCTAAACCGGGATCAGTAACACCGCACAATAAATTTGTAGGTCAGGTATATGTATTAAAGAAAGAAGAAGGCGGAAGACATACACCATTCTTTGATGGATACAGACCACAATTTTATTTCAGAACAACAGATGTAACAGGATTAATAAAATTACCAGAAGGAATGGAAATGGTAATGCCAGGAGACCATATAGATATGACAGTTGAATTAATTAGCCCAGTAGCAATGACTGATAATTTAAGATTTGCTATAAGAGAAGGCGGAAGAACAGTTGGTTCTGGCGTTGTTACTTCTATTGTTAAATAG
- the fusA gene encoding elongation factor G, producing MTRKYPLEKFRNIGIMAHIDAGKTTTTERILFYTGRTHKIGEVHEGAATMDWMVQEQERGITITSAATTCYWKEHEINIIDTPGHVDFTVEVERSLRVLDGAVAVYDAKGGVEPQSENVWRQAEKYKVPRMAYINKMDILGADFFRSVNMMRDRLKANAVPIQLPIGKEDNFIGIVDLIKNEAIIYEDELGTEMEEAAIPEDMKDLAEEYRASMIEAVAELDEDLTMKYLEGEEITEEEIKAAIRKGVIANKFVPVTCGSSYKNKGVQQMLDAVIDYMPSPLDIPPIKGETITGEEDVRHTSDDEPMSALAFKIATDPFVGKLAFTRIYSGVMKSGSYVLNSTKGKKERIGRLVKMHSNHREEVEELEAGDLGAIVGLKSTTTGDTLCDEANPIILENMVFPETVIDVAIEPKTKAGQEKMGIALAKLAEEDPTFKTHTDQETGQTIISGMGELHLEIIVDRLTREFKVECNVGKPQVAYKETVRKAVKAEGKFVRQSGGRGQYGHCWIEIEPAEGEYTFENAVVGGSIPKEYIQPIDDGIREASESGVLAGYKTINFKVKVVDGSYHDVDSNEMAFKIAGSMAFKNAMAKADPVILEPMMKVEVVVPEEYMGDVMGDVNGRRGRIEGMEAQAGAQVIRAFVPLSEMFGYATVLRSRTQGRGTYSMVFDHYEEVPKSIQEQIIGERK from the coding sequence GTGACTAGAAAATATCCATTAGAAAAATTCCGTAATATAGGAATAATGGCACATATTGATGCTGGTAAAACAACAACTACAGAACGTATATTGTTTTATACAGGTAGAACACACAAGATTGGTGAAGTTCACGAGGGCGCAGCTACAATGGACTGGATGGTTCAAGAACAAGAAAGAGGTATCACAATAACCTCAGCTGCAACTACATGTTATTGGAAAGAGCATGAAATAAATATTATAGATACACCAGGACACGTAGATTTTACAGTTGAAGTTGAAAGATCCCTAAGAGTTCTTGATGGAGCAGTTGCTGTCTATGATGCCAAGGGTGGAGTTGAACCTCAATCAGAAAATGTATGGAGACAGGCAGAAAAATATAAAGTACCAAGAATGGCTTATATTAATAAAATGGATATATTAGGAGCTGATTTTTTTAGATCTGTTAATATGATGAGAGATAGACTTAAGGCAAATGCAGTTCCAATACAGTTACCTATAGGTAAAGAAGATAACTTCATAGGAATAGTTGATCTTATAAAAAATGAAGCTATAATATATGAGGATGAATTAGGTACTGAAATGGAAGAAGCTGCAATTCCAGAGGATATGAAGGATTTAGCAGAAGAGTACAGAGCTTCAATGATAGAAGCAGTTGCGGAATTAGATGAAGATTTAACAATGAAATATCTTGAAGGTGAAGAGATAACTGAGGAAGAAATAAAGGCCGCAATTAGAAAAGGTGTTATAGCAAATAAATTTGTACCAGTTACTTGTGGTTCTTCTTATAAAAATAAAGGTGTTCAACAGATGCTGGATGCTGTTATTGACTACATGCCATCACCACTTGATATTCCACCTATAAAGGGAGAAACTATTACGGGTGAAGAGGATGTAAGACATACTAGTGATGATGAGCCCATGTCAGCGTTAGCATTTAAGATTGCTACAGATCCATTTGTAGGGAAGCTTGCATTTACAAGAATATACTCAGGAGTAATGAAGAGTGGATCTTATGTGTTAAATTCTACAAAGGGTAAAAAAGAAAGAATTGGAAGGCTTGTTAAGATGCATTCCAATCATAGAGAAGAAGTTGAAGAATTAGAAGCAGGAGATTTAGGTGCTATTGTTGGTCTTAAATCTACAACTACAGGAGATACACTATGTGATGAGGCTAATCCAATAATATTGGAAAATATGGTATTCCCAGAAACAGTTATTGATGTAGCTATAGAACCAAAGACAAAAGCTGGTCAAGAAAAAATGGGTATAGCTTTGGCAAAGCTTGCAGAGGAAGATCCAACTTTTAAAACTCATACAGATCAAGAAACTGGTCAAACAATTATATCTGGTATGGGCGAACTACATCTTGAAATTATAGTTGATAGACTTACAAGGGAATTTAAAGTTGAATGTAATGTAGGTAAACCACAGGTTGCCTATAAGGAAACTGTTAGAAAAGCAGTTAAAGCAGAAGGTAAATTTGTTAGACAGTCCGGTGGTCGTGGACAATACGGCCATTGTTGGATTGAGATAGAACCAGCTGAAGGTGAATATACATTTGAAAATGCCGTAGTTGGTGGATCTATTCCTAAAGAATATATACAGCCAATTGATGATGGTATCAGAGAAGCATCAGAAAGTGGTGTTTTAGCTGGATATAAGACTATAAACTTTAAAGTTAAAGTAGTAGATGGTTCTTACCACGATGTTGACTCAAATGAAATGGCATTTAAAATAGCTGGATCTATGGCATTCAAAAATGCAATGGCAAAGGCTGATCCTGTAATACTTGAGCCCATGATGAAAGTTGAAGTAGTAGTTCCAGAAGAGTATATGGGAGATGTAATGGGAGATGTCAATGGAAGAAGAGGAAGAATTGAGGGAATGGAAGCTCAAGCTGGTGCACAAGTTATAAGAGCATTTGTTCCATTATCAGAGATGTTTGGTTATGCTACTGTTCTTAGATCAAGGACACAAGGTAGAGGAACTTATAGCATGGTATTTGATCACTATGAAGAAGTACCTAAGAGTATTCAAGAACAAATAATTGGAGAAAGAAAATAA